The sequence below is a genomic window from Acetobacter vaccinii.
CCCGCCGATCAGCCGGATCAGAATGCCTTTTGCCTGGGCCAAGGTTGTTTCAACATAAGTGTCGATCGACAGTGGGTGGCGTAAGGCTGCAAGGTTAGCAAGCCGCAAGCTGGGCAATGCACCCCCGGCGGCGTGCCATGCTGCTGCAAACGCCCCTAAATCACTGTCGGAAAAGGACAGAACAACCAGATCGGCCGGGCTCTGTCCTAGATCGATCGGGGTTTCCGTCTCTTCCAGACCATGACTTTCGCGGAAGAGCACATGCATAAGAGCTTATTCCTTTGGGGCAGGCTGGCCTGTCAACACGAAGCGGATGGCACGTTCATCCACATGATCGTGCTCAGCAATGACAACCAAACGGGTCTGGCGGGGCAACTCCCCCCAAGGGCGATCATACTGGGTCCGCACGCGCTCCCCCACAGCTTGCAACAGCATCCGCATAGGCTTTCCTGCAATAGCAACATAGCCTTTTACACGCAGAATATGCTGCTCGCGCGCAAGAGTACGTACAGCCTGCACCAATGTATCCGGGTCGGTCACTTCTGGCAGATCGATGACAACACTTTCAAAGTCTTCATGCTCATGATCATCATGACCATCGTGATGCGATGGCCGCGCAGCAAGGTCGTCTTCCACCGCTGCTCCAAGCCCCAGAACAATCTGCGGATCAATCGCCCCGTCACGTACAGCCACGATAGGCAAGGGGCGGGGAGCAAGCTCTGCAATGACTGCACGCGCACGCTCCAGACATGCAGCATCCACCAGATCAGCCTTGGTCAGAAGCACGATATCCGCACAGGCAAGCTGGTCCTCAAAAACTTCAGCAAGAGGGGTATCATGATCCAGGCTGTCATCAGCCAGCCTCTGGGCATCTACTGCCGCAATGTCAGGTGCAAAACGCCCTGCGGCAACGGCTTCTGCATCAGCTAGAGTGATGACACCATCTACGGTAATGCGGGAGCGAATACCCGGCCAGTCAAATGCCTTGAGCAGAGGCTTGGGCAGAGCCAGACCTGACGTTTCAATCAGAATATGGTCAGGTTGCTGTGGCAGCGCCATCAACCGCTCGACTGTCGGAATAAAATCATCCGCGACCGTACAGCAGATACACCCGTTGGCGAGTTCGATAATGTTTTCAGCCGGACAATTTTCATCGGCACAGGATTTAAGAATGTCGCCATCCACTCCCAATGTACCAAATTCATTAACAAGCACGGCCAGACGGCGACCTTGTGGAGCGCTCATCAAATGGCGGATCAGGGTCGTCTTGCCTGCACCGAGAAAGCCCGTAACAACAGTGACGGGAATTTTTGTAAGGCTGGTTCCCGCCTGACGGGACAGAGTTGTTTCAATCATGTTCAACGCTCCTGCGGGGGAAGGCGAGCAAGGCTCTGCTTGCGGAAAATCAAAGGGCGCTCACGCCACGGCACAAGCCCATCTGACGTAGCCGCATAGGCCGCAGCCCCTGCGAGAATATCGTTGGCGTCATCCTGACTGAGCCGCCCGTACACATAGCTCCAACACGCAGGAGCGCTCAGGGCTACCACACACCCATTGCTACACGCGGACAAACACTCCACAGGAGCAATGGTAAGGCCTGGAGGCCGTGGGCTTTCTAGCAATGCAGTATAAAGGCGGGCACCAGCCACAGGCTGCCCATCCACGACGGGCTGACCTGCACGGCAGGTTGTACAGACAAAAAGCGTCGCGTTCATGGCTCAACCCTGTTCATAGTCAGGGTATGTACGGCCAAACTCCTGCTGCCGCCATCAGGCAATCACAGAGTATTTAGCCGGTTACAGCACACCCCGGCTGCCCGTTTCATCCGTTTGCTGGCAGGTCTCCCGGCTCCCGGATTCAGGGTTTCCCCAATGATCACCCGCCCTTCCCAACATGACGTCAGTGGCACCAGGTGATCTTTCCGGTAACGGTCGCGGGGGCGGCTGTGCCTGAGCCTGCCTTGCGAGCAGGCCTGTCACATTCCCTCTTAGCCTCTCCATAAAGTCTCTTCACAGAGCGGAACCAACACCTCTTGCTGTTGGGGCAAGGCTTTGCACATGTCAAGTTTTCGCCGTCACTTGCAAACATTGCAGCCTGAAATTTCGGAGAAAAATATAGGAACATCTATTTGATATTATTGTAAAATAAGACAAAAAGTGGGTTTTGGAACCCTCTGAAAAACACTCATTCACGAACACTAGCCCGTTACACATCCGATATAATGCACCCGGGAGCTTGATTAAAATTAATGAACGCATAAAATACTCCCTACCAGTATAATGAGGCGAGTCCAATGCCACACACACCAGCAGAAAAAAAACGGGCTCTTGCCAGAGTACGACGCATCCGTGGGCAGCTGGACGCTCTGGAAAGTGCGTTGGAGCAAGGTGTAGAGTGTGGTCCTGTTTTACAGCAGCTTGCTGCGGTAAGAGGGGCAGTCAACGGCCTGATGTCGAGTGTCTTGGAAAGTCATCTACGCGAAGAGTTTTCTTCGCCGCCTCATCCAGATGCACCGGAGCAAAGAAATATCGACGATATCATATCGTTGATGCGCTCCTATTTTCGTTGAAACAAAATCCAACAAAAAATCATGATTATACAAAGGGCTAACAAGCTATGAAATCACGTGCGGCCGTTGCTTTTGAAGCAAACAAACCTCTCGAAATTGTCGAAATCGATGTTGCGCCTCCTCGCGCTGGGGAAGTGCTTGTCAAAATTACACACACGGGTGTGTGCCATACGGACTCCTTCACTTTGTCAGGCGAAGATCCTGAAGGGCTTTTTCCTGCCATTCTTGGGCATGAAGGGGCCGGGATTGTTGTCGAGGTGGGAGAGGGCGTCACGAGCGTAAAGCCAGGTGACAGCGTCATTCCACTCTACACAGCAGAGTGTGGCGAGTGTCTTTTCTGCAAATCTGGAAAAACCAACCTTTGCGTTTCCGTTCGTGCAACGCAGGGCAAAGGTGTCATGCCAGATGGGACGAGCCGCTTTTCATACCAGGGCAAGCCTATCTTCCATTATATGGGATGCTCCACGTTCAGCGAATATACGGTCGTAGCTGAAGTCTCGCTGGCAAAAATAAATCCTCAAGCCAACCCTGGCCATGTTTGCCTGCTCGGATGCGGGGTTACGACAGGTATCGGAGCCGTTCACAATACTGCAAAAGTTCAACCAGGCGATACTGTCGCAGTATTCGGCCTTGGAGGAATTGGTTTGGCCGTTATTCAGGGCGCGCGCCAGGCAAAAGCAGGACGCATTTTTGCGATCGACACTAATCCTGAAAAATTTGAGCTTGCGAAAGTCTTTGGAGCAACTGATTTTCTGAACCCAAAAGATTATGACAAACCCATTCAACAGGTTTTGGTGGAAATGACTGGGTGGGGCATTGATCATACCTTTGAATGTATTGGCAACGTCAATGTCATGCGTGCCGCGCTGGAAAGTGCTCATCGTGGATGGGGGCAGTCTATTGTTATCGGCGTTGCTGGGGCAGGGCAGGAAATCTCAACCCGTCCATTTCAACTCGTGACCGGACGTGTCTGGAAAGGCTCTGCATTTGGAGGAGTGAAAGGCCGCAGCCAACTCCCCGCAATGGTAGAACAGGCGATGCAGGGAGATATACAACTCGAGCCTTTTGTGACACACACCATGCCGCTCGAAGATATCAATACCGCATTTGATCTTATGCATGAAGGTAAATCCATTAGATCTGTTATCCATTATTGATATTTTTATTAAATAGAATGTAATAAGTTAAAAAACTATCGAGAGGGTTTTTTTAAACCCTCTCTTTTATTTCTCTCTCTATGACTTCATTTCCCCTGATATCAATTTAGGGCTTCTGTCTGAAGTCCATTAGTATCTCAAATATCGAGAAACACTTGGCCCGCCTGATCGAGCCAGAGATTTCTCCAAACCTCTGATTTTTGAGCTACTCAGAGCTATCCAGATAAAAACCGTCGGCAGGTCATATGATCCGATGTCAAACGCAGCACAATCTATCTGATGAACACAGGCGGAGAAGTTCAATCAACGATCACCTAATTTTGTGCCTCAAGCCTCGAAATACCTTAGGAAGAAATCATTCATGAAACCCTGATCGTCAGGAGGAGTGAAATCATAACACAGGAGCTTGAGAGGCCTCTCATGCCTGATATGTTGCCACTTTACAAAAAACATTGACATAAAAAATTAACTATATTTAATTAAAATTCAAGCTCTCTCTATTGAAACATAACTTGGCCAACAATCATGTGTGATCATTCGGTGTCTCTTATCCCCGATACTCTGCAAAAGCTATTTGATAACTCATCAATAGCTCTATCTTTGGCTGATGCTGGGCAAGATAAGCCGCTAATCGCAATCAATACCCCATTTTGTAATCTTACTGGTTATACAAAAAACGAAATTATTGGTCGGAATTGCCGCTTCTTACAAAAAAATGCCGACAATACAATCGCCCGAAAAGAACTTCGTGAATTTCTTGACAATAAAGGTGATCTAAGCATCCGAAAGGCACTTATAAATTTCAAATCTGATGGAACTCCCTTTATTAATCTTCTTTATATGTCTCGCTTATGTGACAGCAAAGGGAATACGCGTTTTATTTTGGCATCACAATTCGAAATTAGCAATTCATACCCAGAGACGTTTGCTCATTATGGCATAGAGCTTCAAAGCACCGTTCAAAAAATCACCCCCGCTGTCGCTCAAGCTGGCATAATATTAGAAGGTTCAATAAGAGCAATTGCAAATTCAACTAGTATGATTGCTCAAGCAAAGCTAACCCTTGAGGAATTGAAAAATTCTGGGCCTGTATTTTAATGGAATATGAAAACAATAACGTGATTATGCATAATGACTCTTTTAACATTGTTGCCATAGGTGCATCAGCTGGAGGGCTAGAAGCCCTTCGCGATATGCTAGCCGTCGCCAAACCCCCAACCAACCTTGCCTTCGTTATAATACAGCACCTTGATCCAACGCATGAAAGCATGCTCGCCCAGCTTCTCAACCGCACCACTGCATTAGACGTTTTGCAATGTGAAGGTGGAGAAG
It includes:
- the cobW gene encoding cobalamin biosynthesis protein CobW → MIETTLSRQAGTSLTKIPVTVVTGFLGAGKTTLIRHLMSAPQGRRLAVLVNEFGTLGVDGDILKSCADENCPAENIIELANGCICCTVADDFIPTVERLMALPQQPDHILIETSGLALPKPLLKAFDWPGIRSRITVDGVITLADAEAVAAGRFAPDIAAVDAQRLADDSLDHDTPLAEVFEDQLACADIVLLTKADLVDAACLERARAVIAELAPRPLPIVAVRDGAIDPQIVLGLGAAVEDDLAARPSHHDGHDDHEHEDFESVVIDLPEVTDPDTLVQAVRTLAREQHILRVKGYVAIAGKPMRMLLQAVGERVRTQYDRPWGELPRQTRLVVIAEHDHVDERAIRFVLTGQPAPKE
- a CDS encoding DUF1636 family protein, coding for MNATLFVCTTCRAGQPVVDGQPVAGARLYTALLESPRPPGLTIAPVECLSACSNGCVVALSAPACWSYVYGRLSQDDANDILAGAAAYAATSDGLVPWRERPLIFRKQSLARLPPQER
- the frmR gene encoding formaldehyde-responsive transcriptional repressor FrmR; amino-acid sequence: MPHTPAEKKRALARVRRIRGQLDALESALEQGVECGPVLQQLAAVRGAVNGLMSSVLESHLREEFSSPPHPDAPEQRNIDDIISLMRSYFR
- a CDS encoding S-(hydroxymethyl)glutathione dehydrogenase/class III alcohol dehydrogenase; this translates as MKSRAAVAFEANKPLEIVEIDVAPPRAGEVLVKITHTGVCHTDSFTLSGEDPEGLFPAILGHEGAGIVVEVGEGVTSVKPGDSVIPLYTAECGECLFCKSGKTNLCVSVRATQGKGVMPDGTSRFSYQGKPIFHYMGCSTFSEYTVVAEVSLAKINPQANPGHVCLLGCGVTTGIGAVHNTAKVQPGDTVAVFGLGGIGLAVIQGARQAKAGRIFAIDTNPEKFELAKVFGATDFLNPKDYDKPIQQVLVEMTGWGIDHTFECIGNVNVMRAALESAHRGWGQSIVIGVAGAGQEISTRPFQLVTGRVWKGSAFGGVKGRSQLPAMVEQAMQGDIQLEPFVTHTMPLEDINTAFDLMHEGKSIRSVIHY
- a CDS encoding PAS domain-containing protein, with translation MSLIPDTLQKLFDNSSIALSLADAGQDKPLIAINTPFCNLTGYTKNEIIGRNCRFLQKNADNTIARKELREFLDNKGDLSIRKALINFKSDGTPFINLLYMSRLCDSKGNTRFILASQFEISNSYPETFAHYGIELQSTVQKITPAVAQAGIILEGSIRAIANSTSMIAQAKLTLEELKNSGPVF